From Conexivisphaerales archaeon, the proteins below share one genomic window:
- a CDS encoding pepsin/retropepsin-like aspartic protease family protein — MKQKFYVDNFAIFSYAEADGRRVYAQLDTGAQRSFIYPESKIRPLAVRERRVAAAIGSSVTTAGRVMLLRFLGREFRNVDVNILSKSSLEKYSTAPEMTIGADLLYSFEGISFDFEYGMVGETPRRHPGARKVDVQMAGGLCFFPLCLSHMQLNSLFDTGAGYSILNLRVEAELKSEIHETGMVMVTDPAGGKRKMKTFTCSSFSIAGLTRKAAKFLVLDLTWLEDVLGTKVDFILGVNMMKSMRWDIFPKRGFLHVSLATKQNVS, encoded by the coding sequence TTGAAGCAGAAGTTTTACGTCGACAACTTTGCGATCTTCAGTTACGCGGAGGCTGATGGCAGAAGAGTTTACGCCCAGCTGGATACTGGTGCGCAAAGGTCGTTCATTTATCCTGAAAGCAAGATCAGGCCTTTAGCTGTCAGGGAAAGGAGGGTTGCTGCTGCAATAGGAAGTTCTGTTACAACAGCGGGAAGGGTCATGCTACTGAGGTTCCTGGGCAGAGAATTCAGAAATGTTGATGTCAATATACTGTCCAAGAGTTCGTTGGAGAAATATTCAACCGCTCCTGAGATGACTATAGGTGCCGACCTGCTTTACTCGTTCGAAGGAATATCGTTCGATTTTGAATATGGTATGGTTGGGGAAACTCCAAGGCGCCATCCTGGCGCAAGAAAGGTTGATGTTCAGATGGCAGGCGGTTTATGTTTCTTCCCCCTCTGCCTAAGCCATATGCAACTCAATTCTCTCTTCGATACTGGTGCAGGATATTCCATCTTAAATTTGAGGGTGGAGGCTGAGCTGAAAAGTGAAATTCATGAAACTGGCATGGTTATGGTCACAGACCCTGCCGGAGGAAAGAGGAAGATGAAAACTTTCACGTGCTCCTCTTTCAGTATAGCTGGTCTAACGAGGAAAGCTGCAAAGTTTCTGGTCCTTGACCTGACATGGTTGGAGGATGTTCTCGGCACAAAGGTTGATTTCATTCTAGGCGTTAACATGATGAAAAGTATGAGGTGGGACATCTTTCCAAAGAGAGGTTTTCTGCATGTTTCGTTAGCCACGAAGCAGAATGTTTCCTGA
- a CDS encoding phosphate uptake regulator PhoU: MTRLIDIGLERISQMVLLMAEIAQKTVDTSVEAYLRGKEQMEKVDAWSHELRNLQEEIAELALEVIARYQPVASDLRYVRACMEIAYGFSRFGRYAYDIAQVLHIWPDLTGCNKNEIESMARIVSQMIRTSVKAFADRDARLGVEAFRMDDEVDAIMKQALERIASNLSPDARCDIPQLLVMRYLERIADHAAYIGEAVSYVVTGTPTPRL; this comes from the coding sequence ATGACCAGACTGATAGATATAGGTCTTGAAAGGATTTCGCAGATGGTTCTGCTGATGGCGGAGATAGCTCAAAAGACAGTTGATACTTCTGTAGAAGCGTACCTGAGGGGAAAGGAACAGATGGAGAAGGTGGATGCTTGGTCTCATGAGTTGAGAAACCTTCAGGAAGAGATTGCAGAACTTGCACTAGAGGTTATTGCAAGGTACCAGCCTGTAGCCTCCGACCTGAGATACGTGAGGGCTTGTATGGAGATTGCTTATGGCTTCTCCAGGTTCGGCAGGTATGCGTATGATATCGCTCAGGTCTTGCATATATGGCCCGATTTGACAGGATGCAACAAAAATGAAATTGAGAGTATGGCAAGGATTGTTAGCCAGATGATAAGAACAAGCGTGAAAGCCTTTGCGGATAGGGATGCGAGGCTTGGGGTTGAGGCCTTCAGGATGGATGACGAAGTTGATGCAATAATGAAGCAGGCACTTGAAAGGATAGCTTCAAACCTGAGTCCTGATGCTAGATGTGACATACCCCAGCTTCTTGTCATGAGATACCTGGAAAGAATAGCAGACCATGCAGCTTACATAGGCGAAGCAGTATCCTACGTCGTAACAGGCACACCAACCCCAAGGCTGTAG
- the pstC gene encoding phosphate ABC transporter permease subunit PstC: MQGNRSYGDLFFKPVLATMALTVIIILVSIAFELYSKSGASIQRFGLSFLWSSSWDVAKEEFGALPFIYGTLLTSAIALLIGLPVSLGVAILLSELMRGMARFTAVIGMFVELLASVPSVIYGLWGLFFLSPLVRTYVEVPLHKYLGFVPLFSSTPFGLDFFTAGILLSIMIIPTISSIAKGALEAVPAYQKEAMYALGATKWEVIAKAILPYAKSGIFAAAILGLARAVGETMAVTMVIGNQPSISASLFSGGYTLAAVIANQFTEATGSLYISSLIEIGLVLFLIALAINVSARAIILRVGYAKGMNMNV, translated from the coding sequence ATGCAAGGTAACAGGAGCTACGGAGACCTTTTCTTCAAACCCGTTCTTGCAACTATGGCACTTACCGTCATAATCATACTTGTCAGCATCGCCTTTGAGCTGTATTCAAAATCAGGGGCAAGTATACAAAGATTTGGTCTTTCATTCCTTTGGAGCAGCAGCTGGGATGTTGCAAAGGAAGAATTTGGAGCATTACCTTTCATATACGGAACTCTGCTGACCTCTGCAATTGCTTTGCTGATAGGTCTTCCCGTAAGCCTTGGCGTTGCTATACTGCTCTCTGAGCTGATGCGTGGAATGGCTAGGTTCACAGCTGTCATAGGCATGTTCGTTGAACTGCTTGCTTCTGTTCCCAGCGTCATATACGGATTATGGGGCCTCTTCTTCCTGAGCCCTCTGGTGAGGACCTACGTAGAAGTGCCCCTACATAAGTATCTCGGATTCGTTCCTCTCTTCTCTTCTACCCCGTTCGGGCTCGATTTCTTCACAGCAGGTATTTTGCTGTCGATTATGATAATCCCTACAATCTCTTCGATAGCAAAGGGAGCTCTGGAAGCAGTGCCAGCCTATCAGAAGGAAGCGATGTACGCTCTAGGAGCCACAAAATGGGAGGTCATCGCCAAAGCGATATTGCCTTATGCAAAATCTGGCATATTCGCAGCTGCGATTCTGGGTCTGGCAAGAGCTGTAGGCGAGACGATGGCTGTCACGATGGTCATAGGCAACCAGCCTAGCATCTCGGCCTCTCTATTCTCAGGTGGCTACACCCTGGCAGCAGTTATAGCCAACCAGTTCACGGAGGCTACCGGCAGCCTTTACATATCTTCACTTATTGAAATAGGTCTTGTTCTTTTCCTGATTGCCCTAGCTATAAACGTCAGTGCCAGAGCGATCATTCTCAGGGTTGGTTATGCGAAGGGTATGAATATGAACGTTTGA
- a CDS encoding MarR family winged helix-turn-helix transcriptional regulator — MYQEGEGAKEEQRMQHNEAERIAQIASAIRTKARVELLFFIGDGKRPSEVLRRFSESPTTIYRAVDSFVNAQLVERLDMPDGVVWRLTPMGKKLANNLMLLFNADTSSAQPSDENKDDRVRGYLTYLVPSAIFAVSLGQAAYWSMPSWIAGGIILSAIVYILLRRFR; from the coding sequence TTGTATCAAGAGGGCGAGGGGGCGAAGGAAGAACAGAGAATGCAGCATAACGAGGCTGAAAGGATAGCCCAGATAGCTTCTGCAATAAGAACTAAAGCTAGAGTTGAGTTGCTGTTCTTCATAGGAGATGGAAAAAGACCGAGCGAAGTGCTAAGAAGGTTTTCAGAATCTCCTACAACGATATACAGGGCAGTTGACAGCTTTGTCAACGCACAGCTGGTTGAAAGGCTGGATATGCCTGATGGTGTGGTCTGGAGACTGACACCTATGGGCAAAAAGCTTGCCAATAACTTGATGCTTCTTTTCAACGCAGACACTTCCTCTGCTCAGCCATCAGATGAAAACAAGGACGATAGGGTTAGAGGCTACCTTACGTATCTTGTTCCATCAGCAATCTTTGCAGTTTCGCTCGGTCAGGCAGCCTACTGGTCTATGCCCAGCTGGATAGCTGGAGGTATCATACTCTCAGCAATTGTCTACATCCTTCTGAGACGTTTCAGGTGA
- the pstA gene encoding phosphate ABC transporter permease PstA, whose amino-acid sequence MIAQIGRISVKRRLIDRTMQAVIILSAIAAITPLVLIIGEAAVQGLPVLSFSFLINQPVPVGYQGGGIGPMIQGTLVMVLLATLISFPLGLCAGIFFSEWPNSRLALLSSFSNDVLAEFPSMVIGIFVYIIVVLATGTFSALAGGVALGIIMVPLVARTTEEGLKSVPPSVREASIALGIPRWKTVFYVVIRSARGMLVTGAILAVARAAGETAPLILTAGFSNAYVSGLLRPAGSIPYLIYYYGISPYQSWHAIAWGASLVLVMIIMTISLTLRLLVREKAGESGLKHR is encoded by the coding sequence ATGATTGCGCAGATAGGAAGGATTTCGGTTAAGAGAAGGCTCATAGATAGAACCATGCAAGCAGTGATAATTCTTTCGGCGATAGCAGCCATAACTCCTCTGGTTTTGATAATAGGTGAAGCTGCTGTTCAGGGACTGCCTGTGCTATCCTTCAGCTTCCTGATAAACCAGCCTGTACCTGTGGGGTATCAGGGAGGAGGTATAGGGCCGATGATACAGGGAACACTCGTGATGGTTTTGCTTGCTACTCTCATATCTTTTCCACTGGGATTGTGCGCAGGCATCTTCTTCTCCGAATGGCCAAATTCGAGACTTGCTCTTCTATCGAGCTTCTCCAACGATGTGCTTGCAGAATTCCCTTCGATGGTTATAGGGATATTCGTCTACATAATCGTTGTTCTGGCAACGGGCACGTTTTCTGCGCTTGCAGGAGGAGTAGCTCTTGGCATAATAATGGTCCCACTTGTGGCAAGGACGACAGAAGAAGGGCTGAAGTCTGTACCGCCTTCTGTCAGAGAAGCATCGATAGCTCTTGGCATACCTAGATGGAAGACTGTTTTCTATGTGGTCATCAGGTCTGCCAGAGGAATGCTGGTGACTGGAGCGATTCTCGCTGTTGCACGAGCTGCTGGAGAGACAGCACCCCTCATACTCACAGCAGGTTTCAGCAACGCATACGTCAGCGGACTGCTAAGGCCTGCCGGTTCCATTCCCTATCTGATCTACTACTACGGCATCTCGCCGTACCAGTCGTGGCATGCTATCGCCTGGGGGGCTTCTTTGGTTCTTGTTATGATAATAATGACAATCAGTCTGACCCTGCGACTTCTGGTCAGGGAAAAAGCAGGGGAATCGGGGTTGAAACATAGATGA
- the pstB gene encoding phosphate ABC transporter ATP-binding protein PstB gives MNEHSVDLLKLRSSENLESVQPPSKMEVVNLSAGYGLKPVLKDVSLKIQERSITAIMGPSGCGKTTLLRCLNRLHELGQSAYVNGKVLLDGIDIYSAGVDPASVRRKVGMVFQKPNPFPTMSVFDNVVAGLKLTGVKDKRLLQEVAERSLRLAFLWDEVKDRLDEPGVALSGGQQQRLCIARAIAVQPEVILMDEPCSALDPVATARIEEAMVELKKEFTIVLVTHNMQQAARVSDYTAFLYMGEVIEYGPTNLIFENPQHELTERYITGKFG, from the coding sequence ATGAACGAGCATTCTGTTGACCTTTTAAAATTGCGGTCTTCCGAAAATCTGGAATCAGTACAGCCTCCTTCAAAGATGGAAGTGGTCAACCTTTCGGCCGGATATGGTCTAAAGCCAGTGTTGAAAGACGTCAGTCTGAAGATTCAGGAAAGAAGCATAACTGCGATAATGGGTCCTTCGGGCTGCGGAAAGACGACCCTTCTTAGGTGTCTCAACAGACTCCATGAGCTCGGTCAATCTGCTTACGTAAACGGGAAGGTTCTGCTTGATGGCATAGACATCTACTCTGCAGGTGTGGACCCAGCATCTGTGAGGAGAAAGGTTGGAATGGTCTTTCAAAAGCCAAATCCCTTTCCCACGATGTCAGTCTTCGACAACGTTGTTGCAGGACTCAAGCTGACAGGTGTTAAGGACAAGAGGCTTCTGCAGGAGGTTGCCGAGAGGAGCCTCAGACTGGCCTTTCTCTGGGACGAGGTCAAAGATAGACTGGATGAGCCAGGAGTTGCCTTGTCAGGAGGGCAGCAGCAGAGGCTATGCATAGCCAGAGCTATAGCTGTACAGCCGGAAGTAATTCTGATGGATGAACCCTGCTCAGCCCTTGACCCTGTCGCAACGGCCAGGATAGAAGAGGCGATGGTCGAACTGAAGAAGGAATTCACGATAGTTCTTGTGACACACAATATGCAGCAGGCAGCCAGGGTATCTGACTACACAGCCTTTCTGTACATGGGGGAAGTGATAGAATACGGTCCAACGAACCTAATATTCGAGAACCCTCAGCACGAGCTGACTGAGAGGTACATCACGGGCAAATTTGGGTAG